A genome region from Erigeron canadensis isolate Cc75 chromosome 3, C_canadensis_v1, whole genome shotgun sequence includes the following:
- the LOC122593111 gene encoding uncharacterized protein At4g26450: MQRHRNPANGYRSNPMGIGGGGGGGVGQGYRNYNRGGGGGFGRGQPPQPRRIDVFMEAGKLASEYLFAKGLIPPSSGSGKWQMKNQIGGGEGEGSGVKRKLSDDFGSEMGGGDGDRAVRRSVKDPRLEKAKGALEKQGDGDSASGSMEEQRSGKDGAGLQEKSVSGDLELKSYDAGKVETTTVDQMDQSPEENSRVMTPVLDVLPKESVECEETSDGKKVDMSTDDVIMDDAKQESEETVVVKEDEPEENDTDTGNENSSDLLTLIRSDKVPTRTRSSVTLKGSKSDPVLICGDENKNKSPDSGVPDNPISLQDDKNQGLNKEPKFEETVSEQDQKYKFGQGLHLRSQSFPQRYSISEQDLNDIQHGYSRSSSDVLSRVEKQPLQINDSAELTKKPQEWTPANPHSNDYLHLSNSRGDQSSSQVGGSVKTEPCNDFAEEKQLFPNSFKICDLNLMGASDANEHRDTKPVMGFSSIGQTKQEPVSVDFDLTMNSNYGIAERHFRRGADGKGVEIIDLDCDSVQDDNNNPERRDEAIFTDLGSFPDSMQRVSDMPQDGYGLMISELLEADIPNSTVSSDVNSMHNEMSLQNEDGILADDESIYMSLGEIPISFVPVWDQQPSQGYNKRY; the protein is encoded by the exons ATGCAAAGGCATCGAAATCCTGCGAATGGATATCGGTCGAATCCTATGGgaattggtggtggtggtggtggtggggtaGGTCAGGGTTACCGGAATTATAACCGTGGTGGGGGCGGTGGGTTCGGGAGGGGACAGCCGCCACAGCCGCGTAGGATTGATGTATTTATGGAAGCTGGGAAGTTAGCTAGTGAGTATTTGTTTGCGAAAGGTTTGATTCCGCCGAGTTCTGGTAGTGGGAAATGGCAGATGAAGAATCAGATAGGTGGTGGCGAGGGTGAGGGTAGTGGGGTGAAAAGAAAGTTGAGTGATGATTTTGGTAGTGAAATGGGTGGCGGAGATGGAGATAGGGCTGTTAGGAGGAGTGTAAAAGACCCTAGGTTGGAAAAGGCGAAAGGTGCACTAGAGAAACAAGGAGATGGTGATTCGGCTTCTGGATCGATGGAGGAACAGAGGTCTGGGAAAGATGGTGCTGGTCTGCAGGAGAAGTCGGTATCTGGGGATTTAGAATTAAAAAGTTATGATGCGGGTAAGGTGGAAACGACGACGGTTGACCAGATGGACCAGTCGCCGGAGGAGAATTCGAGAGTGATGACCCCGGTTTTGGATGTTTTACCTAAGGAGAGTGTTGAGTGTGAGGAGACAAGTGATGGAAAGAAAGTGGATATGAGTACGGATGATGTGATAATGGATGATGCTAAACAAGAGTCTGAGGAAACGGTTGTTGTTAAAGAAGACGAGCCCGAGGAGAATGACACGGATACTGGAAACGAAAACAGTAGTGATTTGCTTACGTTAATCAGGTCTGACAAAGTACCCACCAGGACCCGTTCTTCTGTGACTCTTAAAGGATCAAAAAGTGACCCAGTTTTGATTTGTGGAGACGAAAACAAGAACAAAAGTCCGGATTCTGGAGTACCAGATAATCCAATCTCTTTGCAGGATGATAAAAACCAAGGATTAAACAAAGAACCGAAGTTTGAAGAAACTGTATCTGAACAGGATCAAAAGTACAAATTTGGACAAGGGTTACACTTGAGATCCCAATCTTTTCCTCAAAGATACTCCATTTCTGAACAAGATTTAAATGACATACAACATGGGTATTCTAGAAGCAGCTCTGATGTATTGAGTAGAGTCGAAAAACAGCCACTGCAAATCAATGATAGCGCAGAATTAACTAAGAAACCTCAGGAATGGACCCCTGCAAATCCTCATTCGAATGATTACTTGCATCTTTCCAACTCACGAGGTGACCAGTCATCTTCTCAAGTGGGTGGGTCAGTAAAGACTGAACCATGCAATGATTTTGCAGAAGAAAAACAGCTTTTTCCCAATTCTTTCAAGATATGTGACCTCAATTTGATGGGAGCTTCTGATGCAAATGAACATCGTGATACCAAACCAGTGATGGGATTTTCATCTATTGGACAAACAAAGCAAGAGCCAGTCTCAGTTGACTTTGATTTGACCATGAATAGTAATTACGGTATAGCCGAAAGGCACTTTAGGCGTGGAGCTGATGGTAAAGGGGTTGAGATCATTGATTTGGATTGTGACTCTGTTCAAGATGACAACAATAACCCAGAACGAAG GGATGAAGCTATATTTACGGATCTTGGGAGCTTTCCCGATAGTATGCAGAGGGTCAGTGATATGCCCCAGGATGGTTATGGGCTTATGATATCTGAGTTGCTTGAGGCTGATATTCCTAATTCCACCGTATCAAGTGATGTTAATTCTATGCATAATGAAATGAGCCTCCAAAATGAAGAT GGGATTCTTGCTGATGATGAGTCGATATATATGTCACTGGGAGAGATACCGATAA GTTTCGTGCCAGTCTGGGATCAGCAACCTTCACAGGGATACAATAAACGCTACTAG